From the Cohaesibacter sp. ES.047 genome, the window GAACGCAATCGTCACGGGCGGCAATGGCGGGCTGGGGCAGGCTTTCTGCACCGCACTGGCAAAGGCGGGTGCCAATGTCTTTGTGCCAAGCATCGTTGACGACGATGGCTCCACGCGCAAGCTGGTTGAAGACTGCGGCACGAAATATCAGTTCATGCTTGCGGATATCACCGCAGAGGGCGAGTGCAAGCACATCGTCGATGAATGCGCCCGTGCGCTTGGAGGCGTCGATATTCTCATTAACTGTGCCGGCATCAGCATCAACGAGCGGGATGTCACCAAATTCGGGCGCGCTCAATGGGACAAGATGGTTTCGGTCAATTTTACCGCAGCTTTTGAGATGATCCACGAGGTTTGTCCGCACATGATCGCGCAACAGAGTGGCAAGATCATCAATATCGCCTCGCTCTTTTCCTTCCTTGGCGGGCAGTGGTCTCCGGCCTACGCCGCCACCAAGCACGGCATCGTGGGCCTGACAAAATCCATGTGCGACGAACTTGGCCAGTTCAACATCCAGGTCAATGCCATTGCTCCGGGATATTTCGCCACCCCTCTGACGGAAATGACCCGCAAGGATGAAAATCGCAACGCGCAGATCCTTGCCCATATCCCTTCGAACCGGTGGGGCTGGACGGCTGATCTGATGGGAGCCACGGTTTTTCTGGCGAGCCAAGCTTCGGACTATATCAACGGGACCGTTCTGACCGTGGATGGCGGATACATGATGCGCTGAACCTGAGGAACAAGGACATGTGACAATGAATAACTACGACAAGCTCATACTTGCCATTGATGGCGGCACTCAAAGCACGAAGGTCGTTCTGTTCGATCTGCTCGGACATGAAGTCTGTTCTCACAGCGTCGCCTTGCGCCCGATGCATCTCTACGGAGAGGGTCGGGCCGAGCACCCTGACGACGATCTGTGGGACAGCCTCAAGGAAGCCTGCTATAAGATGTTCGACAAGTTTGATGGCAACCGGGCGGATATTCTCGGCGTCGGGCTTGGCTCCATCCGTTGCTGTCGTGCAATCATGAAGGCGGACGGATCCCTTGCCTCTCCGGTTCAGAGCTGGATGGATATCCGTCTTTCCCGCCCCTATGAGCATGAGGACGAAGCCGCTCGATATGTGACCACCACGACCGGTTATCTGACCCATCGGCTGACTGGTGAGACGCGTGATACCCGTGCCAACTATGTCGGCCCCTGGCCCATTGATCCCGTGACTCTGGACTGGTTCGAAGACCGGGGACAATTTGATGCCTACGCAACGCCGCGAGAGATGCTGTTTGATCTGGTCGATCCTGCAAGCGTTCTGGGGGC encodes:
- a CDS encoding SDR family NAD(P)-dependent oxidoreductase translates to MEMSDFNMNFFSLAGKNAIVTGGNGGLGQAFCTALAKAGANVFVPSIVDDDGSTRKLVEDCGTKYQFMLADITAEGECKHIVDECARALGGVDILINCAGISINERDVTKFGRAQWDKMVSVNFTAAFEMIHEVCPHMIAQQSGKIINIASLFSFLGGQWSPAYAATKHGIVGLTKSMCDELGQFNIQVNAIAPGYFATPLTEMTRKDENRNAQILAHIPSNRWGWTADLMGATVFLASQASDYINGTVLTVDGGYMMR